The DNA sequence taaattccaataattatattttgaaaatgaaatacttgttaattttttatatcattttataattttaacttctttttaactcgtaataattttgtgtgtgtgtgtgtgtgagagagagagagtGTGTCGTACATACATAGAATTTCAAGTGAATTCATGGTTTATTTGTATATCACTGCTCTAGATGAGTGTTAAGCTCGGTTTGTGAATGCAAACTGTCGTAAATGTCCGTATTGTTATTAGGTTAGTCGATACAAATTTATCACAAGGGAAGGTATAAACATTAAACGCAACCAACCAGGCAGTCGAGCTGTGACAATGGTTCCATGTTAGGTCCGGGGTTAGTGATGTCCCATAGTTTGACGCAGCCTTTGCCGCCGGTGTAGGCGTGCCGCGAGCCGCCGCTGAGCGACAGAGCGACAGCGCAGACGACCTCGCCGTGCGGCAGAGCCGCCACCTGTCGAGCGCCGCGAGGTATGCCGGGCCCCACTAGCGCGTCTGCCGGGAACGGCACCGGCTGAAGCGGGCCGCCGCACGTGTGGTACGAGTACGCACTGAAAGATGTtagacaatattattatactggCTGGTTACAGTTTCTACATTCCTAATCTACTCGCCTctcatattcaaaatatttacaatactaATGACACGGCTTTAAAGTgttgatatttataacatcCATTACTTCTATTTCATGTATACAATAAGGTTTTGTATCCAAAGGACTTTACGTGGATTAATTATAGaaactgataaaaaatttctcTATTAACTATAACTTCTAAGTGTTtttgatgataaataatatttcgtcGTACGGTTTGGCGGGAGGCAGGCCGTTAGTCCTTGCTAACGGTCCTTCATAAGGCAGCGGCGGTCGATAGGCGTAAGGTGGGAACGCGTACCGGCCCGTCGGAGTAGGAGCTCGGGCTTTGCCCCCCGGAGTTCCTGGTTTCTCctggaaatatattaatttcaatatatcttttattagtctgaaataaaaaattataagtaaattacatttttatataaataatataccgaaaaatgtaaatagtttCCATCAAATGCTGTGTAAAATCAACAATTCGAGTTCCAATTACcgtataatacaataaaaagtaaataatattatatatgatatttgatACAACTGCTTTCACATATTGTAGGTTGTACATATAACATGCAGTTTACACTAACgagcatattatattatattatatcttacgTCTTTGGAGCTCTTAGGCGTGGATCTGCTGGAGGACGAGCCGGACCTTGAGGGAGGTCTCGGGCCATTCTCCGCCCGCTCCCCGCCCTCCGTTCTCGCGCTCGGGGAGCCGCGTTCCTCCTGGAGGCAAAATAAtgccatattaataatatatgagacgaaacctctcagcatttcATGGATCCTCCGtgtgggtgccgggtccatcgcgttgcaggaaTAGGAGCGTCACAGTGGCTGGGACAAGCTACCAAGATGTAGGTTTAAGGTGCCTACCTAACGCGCGTTAGGTAGGCACCTTAAATAGGTTAGTCTCTCTACCTCAAAGATTATAAACAATGCCGAAACGTACATTTTGGtttcagatattaaataaatattatgtgataATATCAGATCGGAATCTTCAAGGACCGAATATTATTCATCCATTGTATTGCTTACgctgtcattttaaaaacatttttttgttggaGAGTATATACTAGAGTGTTTATATATcattctgtttaatttttgttatacttaataattataatattatgatctattaaagatttttttgtatgcaaattaaagaaatattcatatttactcTTGAGACAGCAAGTCGGTTTAGAcaattcatatacatatatatttaagtgttattttctttttattatttaagtacttatttatatacacttcagacatttgattaaaaaaataatatgtacctAATATTGTTACGATTCAACAGAATTGCACTAATTGTAAGGTTTCCCGTCCTAATTATAACCTTTATAAGTCACAGGTCAATTTACTGACCtgatttcataaatttcatgTCGTCTTCAatggtaaatatatacaataaaaatcactAACTGACCCACTCCATGGCTATTAAGTTTAGGATGTTTATCATTGCATGcagacatacaaatatatacattgatATAACATCTAGTGTTCCTATCAGTTCCTTGGGGCCCTCACCTCGTTAGCCACGTCCACAACCAGGTCCTGGTCGCTCTTCTCGGCATCACTGTCCTAGAATGTAATATAATCACTGTAgtcacaattaatatattgataaatggTAAAAGCGACCGCTAGCTATGGAATGTTTAAAGCGTTTGTAAGCTCGGAGTTGTTGCCCGACTGTTGTCTAAAGGAAAATTgttcaaagtaataaaactttctAAAGAACAGAGttattttcaaactaaatatagacacacacacacacacacaactaAATatacgcacacgcacacgcgcaaacgcatacacacacacacacaagtTGTATAATAGAAAGAGTaggaaattaaaactaaacagTTTTTTATCACGTGACATTCCAATGAATTTATGCGAACAAACTGAGCTTTTATAAATCGATGGAAAAAATCAACATTACTCTACCAATTATTCTGTTGTAAACCACGTTAAAGAACTTATTTCATAATTGACTTtaaagaagttaaaaaaattaacaaccgTTTTTCAGTcggtaaatattttcactttaaaaattaatttaaatttcgaaccaaaaaattttgtatatctttGTTCTACCAATACCTtaactacaaaaataaaatttaaaaatcgaacacaacaaaattgttaaattgttACGTTTAAATCATATCCGTGACATTTAATTCCATCCATATACATTCAAGGTAATTTAAGAgctgacaaaaaaaatctagtgaTGTCTTTTTTTATCGATATCACAGAAGCTATGTTAGTTTGTTTTTACTCTTTATCGATATCTTTTAAGCAACAGCCGGGCAGTTCCTATGCGTCAGTAAACAACAACACATACACTACACAGACTCACATGCCCCACCTTCTCCTCCTTCCTCCTCTTCACGTCTGACGTCTCTGGCTCCGGCGACCTGGGCCTGTACTTCTGTTCGCGCTCGTGCGGTGACAACGAACGCCTCTGCTGTAATGCACAGTGAcgctattttcatataatacgcataaattttcataatgagatctgagactttcgcgagtacctattcatttaaatgaaactaatattttcggattactgtgcgttctttaattattttaaataaatactgccgacgtttcggttactttgtagcaaacgcgatcacggacagacgagatgtgaaatGTATAGATTTTCAATTTACCTATTTGATGCTAACATAAAAACGACGCTAGGCTACGTGATtagattaaaattcaaaaagaaaatatttaatgaaagctTCACAACCACGAGGTGGATTCGTGTATGTGAGTTGGGGCCTTATCGGAAATTTCGAGAATTCCCTTCGCCAACTAAGCTGTCGCGACACGATtcgaattttaaacaatttttatgtcttttgaatatatatttgagtCGTTATTAATATCTTGGACTGCTTACTAAAAATGTACAgtgtaaagaaaattaatatgagtaaacataatttatatctatattaatatatataggtcTGCGTAGTTTATAACCTGTGTGTTCATATTTCTCGTGGGTATCCGATCGTCGTCTCGTTGCGGCGCGGGAGGGCCGCTCGCTAACACCGGCGGCTTAATGTCAGCGGGCGGAGGAAGCTCAACCttaacatacattaaatatgattttaaacctTATTTCATAGACGATAcagttcaatatatatatgaactcTTGATAGGTTagatattatatgtacatttatttaattttaagccaTATTCTTTTACAGTTAAGGtcttaatttgttttgaataataagtAATCTCTTGCAAAGTTAGTCTTAATTCGATGGAtttgcattaaatttttatctttatttgattaatgttaaagttgaattcaattaaaacgtaaaatacatataatttgtcgagattatatttgcatataataataaactttatttcttaAGAATAAAggtacacatttattttactgcTGGCAAACCAAATGTACCTACATATActttagattattatattattctcattAATACTGACGTACATAGtacttatataagttttattaattcttgtacatatataaataactgtcAAAGTATTTCCTAGggtttataagatttaaagaGATCATCTTATGTGGtcaaaattatagttaaacCTATTGGAATAGTTACATAAGTAGACCTGTACCAAGgcaattatcattaaatatcataGTTCGAGttgtataactttatatacaaaattcgCCATCTCTGTTTTCTATTACATACAGAATATGTATTCtggcttaaaaaaatataatatatatgtatatgtactttGTTCTCTATAACATATGACTTGACGTATGACGATGAAAACTTGTGCTAAGCATACTTTCCtcacgaaaatatttttatgcaagcttcctaattcaaaaatatcaaaatctcCCGAAATACTaaatcatgatttttttttatgattacagAATTAGAGAATAGaccaagtaatttttaaattaaatctaataaaacaaaatattgtcatCACCTATATCACGAGTCAAAGGCTACGTTTACtttgtaaacataaaacatttgattTAAGAGTCGCCAATAAATACGATCGTGAACTCGGCGTGGTTTCGTTTCAtatcacatatttattactcTCAAGTCAAAATAATTGCTTCAAATAACGGATGAGAATCGGCCAAGTGCGAGTCGATTTCGTACTATTTTcctccataaaaatatattttttaatctgttatgTCATATTGATTGTGAAATAAGATGGTTAAATTTATAGTCCGTGAACATTTCAACTGTTTTACTAACAAGATTTACGAGTTAAAGCCTGGTGACATTCGGACTGAAAAACGGACGGTTAAGCCTCAGTTATAGAATCTCATTGtacttaaaaaatctaaaacctTTGAgcagtttaataatattgtatattttaaaaggatgTTTATTCTATAACTATTTCTCACCTCACTATATAAAGTGCAACTGATAAAGCCAAACTTAATTACtacaaataattcatatttagatatttatatgctGACCTTATgactttgtttctttttttataaatacttttttattaccaaCAAAAGTATCAGCTTACTGAACTTACAATGAAAAgaaataggtatttttttaagtttcttattgttttttgttttgtataatatgtaaacCAATATCATAAGGCTTtagcaaatttaaattaggtaGAATTTTTAACATCCATACCAACTCTTACTGTCTTAAACGAGTTACAaccctaaaaaatatatacataatgtatataagtatatatatatgaatatgtcATAAATGACAACCCCGACTCACCTTATGCGCGGGTGGCGGCAAGTGTGGTGGCGCAGGAGCTCCAGGGAACAGAACACCAGCACCCAGCAGCGCCCCTCCAACACCGTGTGGCAGCCCTGACGCGTGGATCTGTTGCTACCACACATCACAAGTTATGTTATGTTCTATATAACTTAGATCATACAGTGCGACAACCCTGACGCTATAATTATTCGCGCCAAAAAAACCATTATCTGATGCAGCTTATCGTATAATCGGCGCCATTTTTGGTATCGCTACCGAATGTATTATGACAGGTGACGTttagaaacttaaaataacatttaatgttcAGTAACCAGTTCAATGAGTTTTATGATGGCATAAACAACACCCTGATGATACTTCATATGTATACAGCttttattattgcaataaatttacatttatcaatattacaataagtaatcaaatataatagaattaaaaagcAAACATTTCGTAATCTCCACACTTAAATCGCAAAGAAATTTATGTGCATGTAAGCGAAAAAACTACGTGTTACCAATTTActtgtaatataaagttagtgacaataaaaaacattaatctgTTACGTATTATGTGAACACCATTAACTCggaataaatgataaatgaaTGTGaatttttccttatattaaCATCGATGAGTGAATTCTGTTAAATGATGAGtgtaacacaaatataaatctatagcaaaacaaataaatcatgCACATAACGAGTTCATTCTATATCAATTTACTTTCAACGATATATATagtacatgaaaataaaattaattcttacaattattaaaataaaaatacaaaaaaatcacacAAAGTTATTACATCGTTGATACAAGaatttgaagaatattttatatgaaatatgtgAAATTAGACCGcagctaatattttaatatacaccaTCGTTATCCTAAATGAGGGTCGGTGTTaatcacaaacaaaaaaaataataaaaataccaagCACAACAATAGTTGTAACTTACAAGGAGTTGCTGGAGACCTTGTTGTTGCTGTTGCTGCGgacaacattaaataaaaccatgctaaattattaatactagaTGATCATTAAGtgcatgatatatatatacctatgtaTTCACATGATAATAACTTAAAGGAATCTACTTCTTGAGCTTTATGTTCTTTAAGGGTCTACTTACCCCGATAATAGCATTAAGTTCAGACATAGTGACCTGCTTAGCTCGTTCCACGGCAGCCGCGACTTGTTGTTGATGCTCCTGAGCTAAGAACGGCAGCACTTGGCCGATTATTGCGCTTAACCGTTTCGCTATCTCTGTCtggaaaatgttatattataatcaaccAACcataaacattgttattatacTTGTATAAACATACATGTGTTGTAAGTATGactaatataatgaaacacaCCTGTTTATGCATCTCCACATTAAGACCATATGACATTTCATAATACTGCAAATAAAagtgaacaaaaattttattacatattccatagaataattttccattaattacaatatatctaCCATCACATAATGTCTCTGCATTTCAGTCTTCTCACTGGCTAATTTTTCACATTCTAGTTTCAATCTAAAAAAACAAAGCAGTAAATTGAATCACAGcacttgtatttatttatatttgtttgtaaacttttcaaattattttgtttactaatTGTATAACACAGAAGTTTCAATGTCCTTACGAGTGATATTGTGCTTGTAAAAAGTTAAACTCTTCCTTAATACGTTCTAAAGTATCTGCTATCGTAAACTTAATAGGTCCAGTCGCGGGCTGCGGCCcctgtaacaaaaatttatatttttaatgatacaaaaccaattttaactttacaaACCTGATAGTCATTTAACTACGAACCCTCACAGCAGCAGCGGGGTGCCGCGTCGGCGTCGGATACATTCTGTCACTCAActaaacaaagttttatattcacaatcaaatattattttcttttgatccgaataaaactaacattaaaGGCACCATTTCTTACTCCTCAGCCTTTGCTATAAAACACAACGCACGAAAGACCCGCGGCAAGGCGCTAAAGACAATGATATGCACAAACTTTGTcccaaaacttttaaattatcagtCATTATCTTGATACACACAACTATGAACGCAATTACTAACTTCTCTTTGAATTTCTacagtatatttttacaaaataactgTAACAATTAATAAGCAACAGTTAGTATCTCGTAAGATTTAACCATCAATCCACGCCGCAATTTTTGTTGTCTGTCAAGTCACATCCATGAAACATCCATCATTCATTCACCCGGGGTagcaaatatttcaaatgtgataaattaagaaaccaaaataaaatttattaataaaaattataattgatgttTTTCTTATGTATTAAACTAAGCGAATGaaagagattttttattaaaatgaaggataaataaaataaatgatctcAGAAACTTGTCACACCAGcacatataaaaatctaattaaatattaaatatttttttgaaacattaaatcttagataaagtaaatatttataagttttgatgtatatttatattattttattagcctATAACTAGGTACCTCGGGTTACTATAAACTTTGCTGTCATTTTGACGTATCTGACACTTAAATATTGTCTATAGTCACAACCACATTTTTGCCTTTGGAATTCTTATGAAAGCAGATTGTGATTGTCCTGCGACTGCAGCTGTTCGATAACGATAAGCAAGCGAGAGTGCAGTGACGGagtgttttgaaaatatatattgtggtTGCTTTGTTCCATACGTGAAACAGTGCATTTTCAAATGATTATTCTTAGAAGAAAGTGCTATTCTTGAAGTGTTTTTCGATTATTGCAAGTTCCTACGTCGTAAGAAAAACCATAATGGATTTCAAAACAGCCGCTTATCACATTTTCAACTCTGCACGAAATGGAAATCTAACACGATTAAAAGTAAGTAGAACGAGCTTATCAtactaatatttgaaataagctGTGTTATGTATAAACTGCTATGGGAATAAATTGACTTGTAATTACTTGCATGTTTTTTCCGTTATGAAGTGTACATATTAACAGTTACATCCACGTTTGATTACAATCTCAAGTGTTCTGCATTCGGAACACGTTATAAATAGATCTTTTAATGATTCAGATATTTGAAACatgttcttaataatatattcttgatCTGATATCTaacaaaaaaactgtttaacaaaattaatattttattagttttgaattgagaacatttttaattgtaatattggtcatagatttttttgcaAACTATTAAATGTGTCTAGAATGTTTTAGTATTCATtttcagatttaaaataatcttgttTACAAACTGatgttatatattcttttcattAACATTGAGCACATGATCTATTTATCACTTGAATGTTACCTAgttatcagaaaataaaagtataaatttttaaacaaaatcttaTCAGACTTTATAATTGgggataatttaaatattattaagtaagtttgaaaaacaaaatgtttaaaaacatgtttattttcatatattctttctgcaataattttcaataataaaaagatctattaaattaatgggtaattatttgatttgtaaatatattcattattgtgttatataaaagttactattttattccttaagtaaaaatttttaatggcaTCATTTTATAGCTATAATCTGACTGCTTCTATTTTCCAACAACCCtcaaattaagtatattaagttatttttaatattattttagaggATAGTTTATTCagtaaaacaaatgtatattttgttattatctgTAATTAATCCACTGTTAGACATTGCCTCTCTCACATCATTGCTCTGAGCTCTTCTAATGTCTTCTTTTCCcctattcttttttatattcttctcacttttctaattaaatatcatttttcaaacatatggAATACTGATGATTATTTACAAATCTCATCACAATATAACCATTAATGTATTGTTCTCActgactattaaaaatatgtaatatatattaaaatttcaaatttagaatattgGATGCTGCTAGTataccaaaataaatataataattctgcGTATCTTATGGatcattacaattataatgcTTTAAAAAGACTGGGTACTACCTTCCATCGAAATTATTGTGTACAAGCGGAATAAAGTAGTGGGTCATAGAATtcaaaagcatatttttttttttcaaataatttaatgtatacaaatatttttttaaaggtttacAGATACcgcaaatacatatatataaagtatagaaATTGTTATCATAAATTGATTAACCTACattctgcaaaaaaaaaaatatcataatattatttttaaattaagaaagcTCTAGAATAATGGGTAGCTAATGGGTATCCAAGAATCGAAAATGCGTAAATGTCACAGACCTCGTTATAAATAACGTGGTAAATTTGCCAGCAATTTCAACTTAAAACCAAGGATCTCAATAAGTACTTGTATATTGGATTAATAGCTAAAGTTTTATCATAACGAATAAACTTTAACAACCTTTGTCGAGAAACAGAAAAGAtaggattatttttttcaattttgatCAATAACTCCTTTGTTGCAATATCAATTGCAAGAATAAAAGTAACAGTTCTGATCTATGTGTCGTTTAAATATCATCTTcgcacatttttaaaaaatctaaacataAGATTATCATTG is a window from the Danaus plexippus chromosome 19, MEX_DaPlex, whole genome shotgun sequence genome containing:
- the LOC116767948 gene encoding protein groucho-like isoform X4, which codes for MYPTPTRHPAAAVRGPQPATGPIKFTIADTLERIKEEFNFLQAQYHSLKLECEKLASEKTEMQRHYVMYYEMSYGLNVEMHKQTEIAKRLSAIIGQVLPFLAQEHQQQVAAAVERAKQVTMSELNAIIGQQQQQGLQQLLQQIHASGLPHGVGGALLGAGVLFPGAPAPPHLPPPAHKVELPPPADIKPPVLASGPPAPQRDDDRIPTRNMNTQQRRSLSPHEREQKYRPRSPEPETSDVKRRKEEKVGHDSDAEKSDQDLVVDVANEEERGSPSARTEGGERAENGPRPPSRSGSSSSRSTPKSSKDEKPGTPGGKARAPTPTGRYAFPPYAYRPPLPYEGPLARTNGLPPAKPAYSYHTCGGPLQPVPFPADALVGPGIPRGARQVAALPHGEVVCAVALSLSGGSRHAYTGGKGCVKLWDITNPGPNMEPLSQLDCLQRDNYIRSVKLLPDGRTLLVGGEASNLSIWDLSSPTPRIRAELTSSAPACYALAISPDSKVCFSCCSDGNIAVWDLHNQTLVRQFQGHTDGASCIDISPDGSRLWTGGLDNTVRSWDLREGRQLHQHDFSSQIFSLGYCPTGSWLAVGMENSHVEVLHAGKPDRYQLVLHESCVLSLRFAASGKWFVSTGKDNLLNAWRTPYGASIFQSKESSSVLSCDISSDDKFIATGSGDKKATVYEVVY
- the LOC116767948 gene encoding protein groucho-like isoform X8, with translation MYPTPTRHPAAAVRGPQPATGPIKFTIADTLERIKEEFNFLQAQYHSLKLECEKLASEKTEMQRHYVMYYEMSYGLNVEMHKQTEIAKRLSAIIGQVLPFLAQEHQQQVAAAVERAKQVTMSELNAIIGQQIHASGLPHGVGGALLGAGVLFPGAPAPPHLPPPAHKVELPPPADIKPPVLASGPPAPQRDDDRIPTRNMNTQQRRSLSPHEREQKYRPRSPEPETSDVKRRKEEKVGHVSLCSDSDAEKSDQDLVVDVANEEERGSPSARTEGGERAENGPRPPSRSGSSSSRSTPKSSKDEKPGTPGGKARAPTPTGRYAFPPYAYRPPLPYEGPLARTNGLPPAKPAYSYHTCGGPLQPVPFPADALVGPGIPRGARQVAALPHGEVVCAVALSLSGGSRHAYTGGKGCVKLWDITNPGPNMEPLSQLDCLQRDNYIRSVKLLPDGRTLLVGGEASNLSIWDLSSPTPRIRAELTSSAPACYALAISPDSKVCFSCCSDGNIAVWDLHNQTLVRQFQGHTDGASCIDISPDGSRLWTGGLDNTVRSWDLREGRQLHQHDFSSQIFSLGYCPTGSWLAVGMENSHVEVLHAGKPDRYQLVLHESCVLSLRFAASGKWFVSTGKDNLLNAWRTPYGASIFQSKESSSVLSCDISSDDKFIATGSGDKKATVYEVVY
- the LOC116767948 gene encoding protein groucho-like isoform X11, yielding MYPTPTRHPAAAVRGPQPATGPIKFTIADTLERIKEEFNFLQAQYHSLKLECEKLASEKTEMQRHYVMYYEMSYGLNVEMHKQTEIAKRLSAIIGQVLPFLAQEHQQQVAAAVERAKQQQQQQGLQQLLIHASGLPHGVGGALLGAGVLFPGAPAPPHLPPPAHKVELPPPADIKPPVLASGPPAPQRDDDRIPTRNMNTQQRRSLSPHEREQKYRPRSPEPETSDVKRRKEEKVGHVSLCSDSDAEKSDQDLVVDVANEEERGSPSARTEGGERAENGPRPPSRSGSSSSRSTPKSSKDEKPGTPGGKARAPTPTGRYAFPPYAYRPPLPYEGPLARTNGLPPAKPAYSYHTCGGPLQPVPFPADALVGPGIPRGARQVAALPHGEVVCAVALSLSGGSRHAYTGGKGCVKLWDITNPGPNMEPLSQLDCLQRDNYIRSVKLLPDGRTLLVGGEASNLSIWDLSSPTPRIRAELTSSAPACYALAISPDSKVCFSCCSDGNIAVWDLHNQTLVRQFQGHTDGASCIDISPDGSRLWTGGLDNTVRSWDLREGRQLHQHDFSSQIFSLGYCPTGSWLAVGMENSHVEVLHAGKPDRYQLVLHESCVLSLRFAASGKWFVSTGKDNLLNAWRTPYGASIFQSKESSSVLSCDISSDDKFIATGSGDKKATVYEVVY
- the LOC116767948 gene encoding protein groucho-like isoform X9, which translates into the protein MYPTPTRHPAAAVRGPQPATGPIKFTIADTLERIKEEFNFLQAQYHSLKLECEKLASEKTEMQRHYVMYYEMSYGLNVEMHKQTEIAKRLSAIIGQVLPFLAQEHQQQVAAAVERAKQQQQQQGLQQLLQQIHASGLPHGVGGALLGAGVLFPGAPAPPHLPPPAHKVELPPPADIKPPVLASGPPAPQRDDDRIPTRNMNTQQRRSLSPHEREQKYRPRSPEPETSDVKRRKEEKVGHVSLCSDSDAEKSDQDLVVDVANEEERGSPSARTEGGERAENGPRPPSRSGSSSSRSTPKSSKDEKPGTPGGKARAPTPTGRYAFPPYAYRPPLPYEGPLARTNGLPPAKPAYSYHTCGGPLQPVPFPADALVGPGIPRGARQVAALPHGEVVCAVALSLSGGSRHAYTGGKGCVKLWDITNPGPNMEPLSQLDCLQRDNYIRSVKLLPDGRTLLVGGEASNLSIWDLSSPTPRIRAELTSSAPACYALAISPDSKVCFSCCSDGNIAVWDLHNQTLVRQFQGHTDGASCIDISPDGSRLWTGGLDNTVRSWDLREGRQLHQHDFSSQIFSLGYCPTGSWLAVGMENSHVEVLHAGKPDRYQLVLHESCVLSLRFAASGKWFVSTGKDNLLNAWRTPYGASIFQSKESSSVLSCDISSDDKFIATGSGDKKATVYEVVY
- the LOC116767948 gene encoding protein groucho-like isoform X5, which codes for MYPTPTRHPAAAVRGPQPATGPIKFTIADTLERIKEEFNFLQAQYHSLKLECEKLASEKTEMQRHYVMYYEMSYGLNVEMHKQTEIAKRLSAIIGQVLPFLAQEHQQQVAAAVERAKQVTMSELNAIIGQQQQQGLQQLLQQIHASGLPHGVGGALLGAGVLFPGAPAPPHLPPPAHKVELPPPADIKPPVLASGPPAPQRDDDRIPTRNMNTQRRSLSPHEREQKYRPRSPEPETSDVKRRKEEKVGHDSDAEKSDQDLVVDVANEEERGSPSARTEGGERAENGPRPPSRSGSSSSRSTPKSSKDEKPGTPGGKARAPTPTGRYAFPPYAYRPPLPYEGPLARTNGLPPAKPAYSYHTCGGPLQPVPFPADALVGPGIPRGARQVAALPHGEVVCAVALSLSGGSRHAYTGGKGCVKLWDITNPGPNMEPLSQLDCLQRDNYIRSVKLLPDGRTLLVGGEASNLSIWDLSSPTPRIRAELTSSAPACYALAISPDSKVCFSCCSDGNIAVWDLHNQTLVRQFQGHTDGASCIDISPDGSRLWTGGLDNTVRSWDLREGRQLHQHDFSSQIFSLGYCPTGSWLAVGMENSHVEVLHAGKPDRYQLVLHESCVLSLRFAASGKWFVSTGKDNLLNAWRTPYGASIFQSKESSSVLSCDISSDDKFIATGSGDKKATVYEVVY
- the LOC116767948 gene encoding protein groucho-like isoform X1, with protein sequence MYPTPTRHPAAAVRGPQPATGPIKFTIADTLERIKEEFNFLQAQYHSLKLECEKLASEKTEMQRHYVMYYEMSYGLNVEMHKQTEIAKRLSAIIGQVLPFLAQEHQQQVAAAVERAKQVTMSELNAIIGQQQQQGLQQLLQQIHASGLPHGVGGALLGAGVLFPGAPAPPHLPPPAHKVELPPPADIKPPVLASGPPAPQRDDDRIPTRNMNTQQRRSLSPHEREQKYRPRSPEPETSDVKRRKEEKVGHVSLCSDSDAEKSDQDLVVDVANEEERGSPSARTEGGERAENGPRPPSRSGSSSSRSTPKSSKDEKPGTPGGKARAPTPTGRYAFPPYAYRPPLPYEGPLARTNGLPPAKPAYSYHTCGGPLQPVPFPADALVGPGIPRGARQVAALPHGEVVCAVALSLSGGSRHAYTGGKGCVKLWDITNPGPNMEPLSQLDCLQRDNYIRSVKLLPDGRTLLVGGEASNLSIWDLSSPTPRIRAELTSSAPACYALAISPDSKVCFSCCSDGNIAVWDLHNQTLVRQFQGHTDGASCIDISPDGSRLWTGGLDNTVRSWDLREGRQLHQHDFSSQIFSLGYCPTGSWLAVGMENSHVEVLHAGKPDRYQLVLHESCVLSLRFAASGKWFVSTGKDNLLNAWRTPYGASIFQSKESSSVLSCDISSDDKFIATGSGDKKATVYEVVY
- the LOC116767948 gene encoding protein groucho-like isoform X12, with translation MYPTPTRHPAAAVRGPQPATGPIKFTIADTLERIKEEFNFLQAQYHSLKLECEKLASEKTEMQRHYVMYYEMSYGLNVEMHKQTEIAKRLSAIIGQVLPFLAQEHQQQVAAAVERAKQQQIHASGLPHGVGGALLGAGVLFPGAPAPPHLPPPAHKVELPPPADIKPPVLASGPPAPQRDDDRIPTRNMNTQQRRSLSPHEREQKYRPRSPEPETSDVKRRKEEKVGHVSLCSDSDAEKSDQDLVVDVANEEERGSPSARTEGGERAENGPRPPSRSGSSSSRSTPKSSKDEKPGTPGGKARAPTPTGRYAFPPYAYRPPLPYEGPLARTNGLPPAKPAYSYHTCGGPLQPVPFPADALVGPGIPRGARQVAALPHGEVVCAVALSLSGGSRHAYTGGKGCVKLWDITNPGPNMEPLSQLDCLQRDNYIRSVKLLPDGRTLLVGGEASNLSIWDLSSPTPRIRAELTSSAPACYALAISPDSKVCFSCCSDGNIAVWDLHNQTLVRQFQGHTDGASCIDISPDGSRLWTGGLDNTVRSWDLREGRQLHQHDFSSQIFSLGYCPTGSWLAVGMENSHVEVLHAGKPDRYQLVLHESCVLSLRFAASGKWFVSTGKDNLLNAWRTPYGASIFQSKESSSVLSCDISSDDKFIATGSGDKKATVYEVVY